ACTACCTTCTGCGCATTCGAAATCGCGAGGAGGACTGAACGCAGGGACGCGATGGAGGCCTTATACTGCAGCCTAGCTTCGTCGAGGGCGCCGCCGCCAATCTCGAAGCTATTATGATGCTGAGTGTGGGACTGCGACGCGGAGGCAGAGGAAGACGCGGAAGAAGAGTCCGAAGACACGTCGTGGTGGCCGTTATTCATGCTAGCGGGACCACCGCCGGGATTAGTGCCGCCAGGAGGtgcggcggaggcggaggacGATGTGTTGGACCAAAGCGCAGCGTTGCAGAGCTCGTCGTTCATGGCGGAGAGGATTAAGAAGGCGGATTGGATCGTCTCCTCGAGGTGCTTCTGGCCTTCGACGGCGAGCTCTTGAGTGGTCTTGTGAGAGTAATTGCTTGATGTTGGGGAGGAACTCATCGTTGAGTGCTTCTCTTCCATTTGCCGGCGAGGAGGAGGCGGCTGACGGAGGAGAGAAATGGAGGAGGATTTGGGGAATTGAGAGCAATTTGACTGTATTTGTTTCAAAATGTAAGTCGCATTAATAGGCTAATTCAGACTGCAAACTCGCATCGCGATTTCTGGATCTGAGAAAACTCGTTACAAAACGATTGACGATGAAAACCTAAAACTTTTTTTGATTGAAATAACCGGTCCattttaatactataatttTGTTAACAACTTCATAAAATGAGAATCCAAATTAATATTATGTTTCTCTTTTGGCAAATAAAGTATTTTTTGTGCtgttaaattcaaatataaatctatctattatatattaaaacatgaatttttaattaaaagttaattttaaattaattgtaaaattgagtggcaatttatgattaaaataaaattgaaagtttattgtGTGCCATATTTCCTctcctttttttctcttttatactataattttattcGTTTGCAAAATCATGTTATTCAGGTAAGATCGCGataagaattttaatttgatactatatcatatatatatataaaatgtttAAAACGAAGAAGTTAAAATCAACTAGAACAGCGGATTAAAAGATTTCAAGGAAGGAATGACTTGTTGGCTATCGAATCTATGAGGGATGCGAAGAAGGAATTGGCTGGTATTCTTGCTCGGGAGGAAACGCATTGGAGGCAAAGGGCGAAgcaattttggttgaaagatgGGGATCAAAATACGAAATTCTTTCATTCTATGGCTTCGGCCCGTCGCAAAGCTAACACTATTACACGTTTGCAGCGAGATGACGGCAGTTGGGCTACCACCCCCGAAGAGCTAAGGAACACGACGAAGGAGTATTTCGCTACTTTATTTGAAAGCCCTCAAGGAGGGGGGGATTTTAGTCATGTGTTAGACCGTCTCCAGCCTTGCATTGATAATGATAAAAATGTGGAACTCACCAAGGAGTTCACTATTAAAGAGTTTTCTGAAGTTCTTGGGCAAATGCATCCCGATAAATCTCCGGGACCAGACGGTTTCAATCCTCAATTCTACCAGAGGTTTTGGGGAGTACTAGGCGCGGATATTTTTCAGAATTGATGTGGTTGGCTTAATGCTACTACCTTTCCTCCTCAGTTGAACAGTACTATTATTTCCCTTATTCCGAAGGTGGCAAACCCTTCTAATATGAAAGAGCTCCGCCCGATTTCTTTGTGTAACGTGGTCTATAAAATTATCTCTAAAGTCTTGTGTAATAGATTGAAGAGCGCTTTGCCTCACCTCATTGATCGAGCGCAGTCGGCTTTTGTGGAAGGACGTCTCATCCACGACAATATTCTAATTGCGATTGAAGCAATCCATTCTATGAAGAAAAAGACTTGTGGGAAGTTTGGGACTGTGGCTCTCAAAATCGATATTAGCAAGGCGTATGATCGCGTCAATTGGGATTATCTTGAAGCTGTTCTTGAGAGATTGGGTTTTTGCAGTAAATGGTGCAGCTGGATTTCTTTGTGTATTCGCTCAGTTTCTTATGAAGTTATGGTTAATGGCGTGACGATTGGCCCTATTATTCCTGGTCGTGGCCTAAGGCAGGGCGATCCCCTTTCTCcgtatttatttattctctGTGCCGAGGGTCTCTCGGCTATGATTAACTATGAGATGGCGAGAGGAAATTTGCATGGCATACAGATTAGTCGGGGAGGGCCGGCAATATCTCATCTTATGTTTGCCGATGATTGTATTTTCTTCTGTCGGGCCTCCTCAACTGAGTGTGCTAATTTGAAACGAGTTCTTGAGGATTATGAGGCTGCGTCGGGGCAAGGTGTCAATTACCAAAAGTCGGGGATCCTTTTTAGCTCTAACGTCGCTGCTGGAGATCGTGATTTGTTGTCTACTTTGTTGGGCGTCTGGTCTCCGCTTAATACCGGCCGCTATCTCGGGCTGCCTTCTCTTATTGGGCGGAAGAAGAATGAGATTTTCCAATATTTAAGGGATAGATTGTGGGGCAGAATCAAAGGTTGGAATGGGAAGAAGTTGTCAAAGGCTGGAAAGGAAGTGCTTATCAAGAGTGTTGCTCAAGCTATTCCTTCGTTCAGCATGGCGATTTTCTCCCTTCCAACGAGTCTTACGGATGAGATGGAGAAGCTTCTCAACAGTTTTTGGTGGAGTAATAAGGCTGGAGAGGGTAGAGGCATAAATTGGATGAGTTGGCAAAAGCTTTGTGTTGACAAAAACGGTGGCGGTATGGGCTTTAGGAGTCTTCAACTTTTCAATGTGGCTATGTTGGGGAAAACTGGTTGGCGTTTGCTGCATGACCCGGATGCTTTGGTTAGTAGGGTGCTAAAAGCTAAGTATTACCCTCATGGCAACTATCTCACCGCTAAACTAGGTTTTAATCCTAGTTTTACTTGGCGAAGCATCCATTCGGCTCAAGACCTGGTGAAACGTGGTATTCGTTGAAGGATTGGGAATGGCTCACAGGTTAAAGTCTTTAAGGATCCTTGGCAGCGCCGAGATAACAGATTTTGGGTTGCCTCGGCTCCGCCTCCGGGGTTGGACGATATGAGAGCTTTTGAGCTCATGGATATGCAGACTGGTGGCTGGAATTTGGGCCTTATTGATCATTTGTTTCTTCCTGAGGATGCGGCTGCTATTGTGAGTATTCTGCTGTACCCGAATGCGGGTATTGACAGGCCCATCTGGCACTATTCTTCTTCCGGTATTTATATGGTTAAGTCAGCGTATAAGATTGCGAGCGACCTCACGATTGATGCTCAGTTTCGAGAGGAGGGTTCTTGGTCCCATATCTGGAAGTTGTCCGTTCCTCCGAAGGTGAAGTCCTTTCTCTGGAGAGCGGCAAAGAGTAATCTTCCCTGCAAAGAAAAACTCTTATCTCGAGGCCTTCAAGTGGGTGGGAAGTGTGGTGTTTGTAAGGTTGGGTATGAAAATTTATGGCATATCTTTATAGCTTGCCCGTTTGCGGAGGAGAGTTGGCAGTGTGGGGGTTTCTCGGTACTCCTATTCCACATGAGGGCGAATTTCGACTCTTTCAAAGATGCCCTTTTTTCTTTGGTAAGTAATGAAGATGGGGTGCTGGCAGCCAAAGTGTGCATGATGTTATGGCATATTTGGAAAGATAGAAATAAGGCTGTATGGGAGAACGTCATTCCGATTCCCAGCCGCACCGCTGCTCTTGCCTTTAGTTGTCGTGAAGAGTGGATTTTGGCGCGGAGCTGTCATTCCTTGACGCTTTCGGCTGCTAGGGCGCCACCGATCGCCAACTCGTGTGCTGGTTGGCATGCTATTCAGGTGGGGTGGGTGAGATGCGGTGTGGATGCAGCTTTCTTTGAGCATGATAATTCTATGGGCATTGGGATGGTGGTGCGTGACCATGCAGGTGAGTTCGTGATAGGAAAGTCGATGAAGGTGTCGGGGAGCAGAGACGTAGCGGAAGGGGAACTAATGGGCATTAAGGAGGCGTTGTCTTGGATTAAGACCCTTGGGTATGAGCACGGTTGGATTGATTGCGATAGCAAGATAGCTTGTGACGCTGTTCTAAAGGGTGCAGGCTTTATCAATGAGAGAGGCGTTCTTGCTGATCATTGCCGACGCGAGCTTTTGAACATGTCGGGTATCCAAGTTTGTAATGTTCGTCGTTCTAGAAACGCTATAGCACACTGCTTAGCTAAAGCTGCGAGAGATATTTCTACGtttcatgtttggaatgaacccccgTCGTTTGTGGAGGGTCATCTCCATGTTCCATGTTCGTGTGATTAATAAAATCTCTCTctttcgtaaaaaaaaaaaagaagttaaaatcaattaatatttataataatttttattgcatttagaattttatatgataattaaattaatatttattctacataaaaaaaaataagaacattTGTCGTGcgtgcaaatgctagttgaaATAAAATGCGTGTTGTTGCCAAAATGAATTCAGTCTCAACACTATTTTTGTCAAAATTCAGTACAGATTTATTCCTTGGTTTTAGAACACTAATTGCGCATTTTATTTCCCTTTTTCCCTACACAAATGAACAAATTATAATATGAAAAcgaaaaaacaattttttttttatttttaaaaatcactCTAGCTGCCAAAACATAGGCAAACATAAGCATTATATACCAATAAATATTTGGGCAGGTTACAGATGCTATAAGAGCAACTTTTTGAAAGCAAGATGCACTTACTTGTCTAGCAACAATACCATACATAACTCTAGAGAGAGAAACACGCTATAAGCATCACTGTATTTCCACAAAATAAGGAAACATGAGATGAGATACACACAAGTTCGAAACAGAGAATTCTAGAATGGTGGATGGTCCAGCTGAACCCAAACATGTCATACTTAAGTTGTCATTACAGTCATCCAAGTACCGATTTTCCGGCATCCTTGAAGATCACTGAGCCAATTTCTTCAAGTGCTGCAACGTTTTCTGCTTGATCCATTGTCGATCGTATGGAAGGTAAGCCTGAATTGAGTGGTCGTAGCTGCAAAAGCACAATGATAATCAACTGACAGGTTGATAAATTTGGGGATCCAAGTCCAGTAGAGTTGCACTTAGATCTACATGCTTACatgtcacacacacacacaaacagaGGCTTACACTAATGCACTCAAATCAGCAAGGCCGTCAATGAAATTGTACAGATCTGAGATATCATATGTGATGTTTCTTATGGCTGGATTTAGCTCTTTCAGTTTTCGTTCATATAGCCCACATATTCCTGcataaattgttaaaatatgTGAGGTGGAAAACATAAGTTTAGCATTGGACTGTGAAATGCATCTACTGTCTGGACGATAAAACAATACTATATCCTACTGTTAAgacagttttttattttattgcttGATAAATATCAATAGCTCTGATCTTaagtaaaagaataaaagaaaacCACAAGTATAGCTTCCATAAAACAAATTCAGAAAAGTTTGCATAGGCATCTTTTTTTCCTTCTGATTCAAAGATATCCCTTCTGGCATTTTCATTGAGCTAAAATTAATCAGAAAACAACAAATAAAGCCTTCCAATTTTTTACAATCTCAATCCTTCAAAAGCATGAAGAACAAGCATAAGTTATAACTATCAAGTGCATCTCATTTTTCTCTATCCAAGCTTTATGCTTTTATAAAGTATTCTCCAAAAAAATTAACTTATAGCTCTGCCTTGGATGCTACAATTGTATGAAACCTGTTTCAGAACTTCTTAAATCACAGAATTCTACAATTCTAACATTGTTCAGTACCCTTTACTACACTGATGTAGGAAAATGGGTGGCTGGATGGCTGCAAAACGAATAAACAAGTACGATTAAAGAGCAAGATTCACAGctaattgcaaaaacaacacaaatttaTCACCAAAAAGATGCCACCATTTTTTGTTTTGGATGGCATAATTTTAATAGTTTCCACTACTTCATCTATCGCAAGGAAGCTGAACAAACCTAGCATCTACTCGTGATACCTTTTACACACAAGACATTTTGCATAATACGGGAAATACAGTCAAATCCAACAATATGACAGACTTTAAACATTAATAACATAATAAGCAGACAACAATCATTATTTATGTAATGGGTCGGTAAAATAATTCAAATACTGCAATCTGAATTTACCTACCATATAGCTCCCCTACCATGTGATATCAGAGCAACTTAAAGCTGAACAGTCAAAAACTTTCATAGTGTACAAATTTTTAAAGCATACCATCCATTGCTTGGCTGATTGAGTCATAGTCCATGAACGTGCGGGTTGCTCTGTATTGGGATGTTTGCATCAGAATAATAGTATGCCTATTAGACTGCAAAGCATATGACAGCAGGATAAGTAACAATTATACGCATCCAACAATGACACAGAACTAGAATTGCATAGTGAGAATTCGTCCAATTTCAAACATATTTCCAAgcataaaacaagaaaataagcaAAAGAAGCTACATTTTATTATACTACAAGAATAACACGATCAAATGCTTTCTAAGCCAAAATGTTCTAAAGAGAGCTTGCTTCTGGCCTTCCTTATTTTAGCAGTAAATTTCATAGAGTAACAACTAAAAGTCCTTTCTTAATggtaaaacaaaatagaaaaGGAAAACTTTCAGAAAACCACTTGAACAGCAGCAACACACCATAATAGTATAAAAGCTTTAGAAATTGCAAAAAGCAAACAGgtaagtaaaaacaaaaataaaatcttcTGAAAAAAGGAATCAAACGtgagaaataattttaaaactcgaattcacataAACACAACCTAGGCGAAATacaaaataaagataaaaagaaaCAGAAAAATGTAAATAGATTTTAGAGTATTCTGCAGCGCCATATTAACGAAACCCTAACGAACCAGAGAAAGGGTTCATGAACACAAAATCATAAGATCATTCGCGCATCACAGGCTCGTGTACATGGAGATGAAGAGGAAGAGCAATACCATTTCGGAGGAGCGAGAAGATACGCGCAGGAAGAGAGAGAATTTCCGAAGTCCGATGtcagtgtgtgttgtgtgtgagaaatgagaatggaAGAGTGAGTGAAGTCTTCTTTGATGATGCAGACACTTTGATCGTATTTTTTACGTTTGTTAGTTTTTTGGGTATGGAAAAAAGAAATGTGGGTGAACTTGATGGCAATTTCGTCATTGAAACTCGAAGTATTTCACACATTTTGTCAATCACTTtctattttgatttatttggtgatttttttctccttttttgtACTAATAGATTTTTGTTTCTTGACTCGTATGAAAAAGTTCGTGTACCAAGTTCATATCTCAAATGTGTAACAACAATAATGACATTTGAACACTAGGTGTACTGAACACTTTgtaaaaaatcgatttttttagTGGATAGAAAGTGGATCGGTTTTAGgggtttattatttttactgtTTTATCCCTTGATtttttctatgtatatatatccGAAATTAGTTTCTCTCCCTTGATTTTTTcgtccattttctttccttttttttcggCTAATTTGTTTCCAATTTTCACAAAATCTTCcattttgtttccttatttttcgaagactttgtttccttatttttactccctccgtctgccaagattatgtaaaaattactatatttggcgtccgccaagattatatcactttccttttatggcaatggtcccagcatcctatttaatattttatccttactaacattctttatttacaaaaaaacccactcaaaattcaatctcaaccacacatctcataaagtggtgggaccctttctccactacatcaaaatcatcaccaattttattaaatctcgtgcccaagcaattttacataattttggcggacggagggagtatgtttttatttcagaaaattttataaattatataattcgaatatatttttttttcggttttgtttttgatttatttgtttttaaattttattattgatttgttaccaataatttagtgtttcttgctataataattctagatttgtttccaactattttttttcttaattaatattatttattttttcccaaaaattattactcctaaattttgtgtttatttgttttttattaaattgtttcaactaattttgtgtttctccttaaaataatactagatttgttttcggatattatttttaaattttttcaaaaattagatttttttataagataaaaataaataatattaaattatgttattatttcggatatttatatttctaattttttttatttgtttccactaatttgtgTATTCCGCTAAAACTAATCTtaaatttgtttccactaatttagagattctaatTCTGCTATAattaatcctagatttgtttccactaatttagatattctaaTTCTACTATAATTAATcgtagatttgtttccactaatttagggaTTCTAATTCTCCCAAAAttaatcctagatttgattacctaatttagagattctcctaaaaataatcctttcaacatatattttattttttcataattattttgtattttttgaattGTATGtacaaatatacatttgttcagtTTGGAAACAATATAATGGGGCATTGgtcgaaaaaataaataacatatacttggattaaatgtattataataatgcagtaaacgcgatataataataggaaataaattttaattaattaatagaaataaattagtgaaggttggaaaaaaaatgtgaataCGATGTGATTTTGGTTGGAAAACTATATACATTttagacaatgtattataatatagtattaaatgcgatataataataacaaataattatactcaatgaaatagagttgaattaattaattgaaataaattagtgaatttgaaaaaaaatcaaatttaaaactatattacatatactttattttaatatattataataaagtattgtaatcgatatgatgATAACAAATTGAACCACGATcgtgtgagtaacgaagtcgaaatagttatactcaatgaaaaaaaaattaattaattagttgaaattatataacaatatacttgaagaccatatattataatataatattaaagtcgaaataattaaactcaacattcatcaaatttaattatataattgaaatattattaaAGTTGGAATAAAATATAAAGTATAGTCAATCGTATGCAAAGATTTTTATTGgaatctatataacatatagttgaatacaatgaattataatatagtattaaacgagataaaataataagaaataattatagtaaatgaaatttagttgtattaattaattgaaataaattagtgaatttgaaaaaataaaaataaaaataaaaatgaatcatacggtGGTATTTTGGTCGGAGAACTATATAACAAATAtttgaagacaatgtattataatatagtattaagcacgatataataataatttttcgcAATGTAATAACTATATACAATGTAATAAAgttgaataatataattgaactaaagttttgaattttttaaaaataaattatacgcaatgaaataaagtttaaagaattagtgattttgaaagaaaagaaaaaatagggaGGTTGCGCGATAAACTTTATAACATACACTTGAAGACAAAGTAGTATGTTATAGTATTGTAATTGATACAATAACAAGAAAATTGACTACCATAGTGACAGTGTGAATAGAAAAGTCCAAATAGTTAATCTCAAAGAATCATATACTTGAATTATAATTTAGTAtgaaacgcgatataataataatgaatattatactcaatgtaataaagttgaattaattaattgaaataaattagttaatttggaaattaaaaattaaacaaaatcaaccatgaatcataaaaaaataagcaTATATGTCTTGCTTaatcgtaaaaaaaaaatgaactacgattgtgtgagtaacgaagtcaaaataattaaactcaatgcAAACAAGTTTAATTGatagttgaaattaattagtgaatttgtaataaaaaagaatgaatcatatgatgggattttgctcgaaaaaagtatatataacgtatactttattaaaagcgataaaataatatgaaaatgaaatacTGTAGGGTGagtaatgagaaaaaattaaataagatgaATCATATGCAGGGAATTTGATCGCAAAACCTACATAGCATAttctttatttgaatataatataaGCAAGTATTGTAATTGATGTGGTAATAGCAAAATGAACCACAATTGTctgagtaacgaagtcgaaattattatattcaatgaaatcaaatttaattgattagttgaaattatataacaatatacttaaagaccatatattataatatagtattatagtcgaaataattaaactcaacattcatcaagtttaattatataattgaaataataaaaaattatattattaattaaacccgatataataattaataagaaataattaaaactcaatgaaataaagttgaattaattaaatgaaataatttagtgactttgaaataaaaattaatattcatGAATCATAAGATGGAATTTTGCTCGgagaactactatagtgtgtcTAATGAACTCGTATAACTATACTCAATGTAATCAAGTTgcataatataattgaaataaaaaccagggggcttagcccactggccaccgggtcctcacttaagtgaagtgacccgggttcgatccctcttgggaacgaattggtgattggagatataaggtggagtttggtgaatggagagataaggtggttcttggagtggatggggaactaactactaacatctaacatgactttgaccgatcaaaaaaatatatatata
The genomic region above belongs to Salvia miltiorrhiza cultivar Shanhuang (shh) chromosome 5, IMPLAD_Smil_shh, whole genome shotgun sequence and contains:
- the LOC131024862 gene encoding mediator of RNA polymerase II transcription subunit 30-like isoform X1; this encodes MEEKHSTMSSSPTSSNYSHKTTQELAVEGQKHLEETIQSAFLILSAMNDELCNAALWSNTSSSASAAPPGGTNPGGGPASMNNGHHDVSSDSSSASSSASASQSHTQHHNSFEIGGGALDEARLQYKASIASLRSVLLAISNAQKQVKSSESVLTSSGSVADQTEIEKLEEQASILRTELAEKNKYLKILIDQLRGLLGDISTWQSPCTV
- the LOC131024862 gene encoding mediator of RNA polymerase II transcription subunit 30-like isoform X3; translation: MEEKHSTMSSSPTSSNYSHKTTQELAVEGQKHLEETIQSAFLILSAMNDELCNAALWSNTSSSASAAPPGGTNPGGGPASMNNGHHDVSSDSSSASSSASASQSHTQHHNSFEIGGGALDEARLQYKASIASLRSVLLAISNAQKELAEKNKYLKILIDQLRGLLGDISTWQSPCTV
- the LOC131024863 gene encoding enhancer of rudimentary homolog, coding for MSNRHTIILMQTSQYRATRTFMDYDSISQAMDGICGLYERKLKELNPAIRNITYDISDLYNFIDGLADLSALVYDHSIQAYLPYDRQWIKQKTLQHLKKLAQ
- the LOC131024862 gene encoding mediator of RNA polymerase II transcription subunit 30-like isoform X2; amino-acid sequence: MEEKHSTMSSSPTSSNYSHKTTQELAVEGQKHLEETIQSAFLILSAMNDELCNAALWSNTSSSASAAPPGGTNPGGGPASMNNGHHDVSSDSSSASSSASASQSHTQHHNSFEIGGGALDEARLQYKASIASLRSVLLAISNAQKVKSSESVLTSSGSVADQTEIEKLEEQASILRTELAEKNKYLKILIDQLRGLLGDISTWQSPCTV